One Acanthopagrus latus isolate v.2019 chromosome 12, fAcaLat1.1, whole genome shotgun sequence genomic region harbors:
- the eng gene encoding endoglin isoform X4 has protein sequence MPRPCSFSNMFLHRQVLINDQTHGIKIAFEAAVSNDSQIVFHGNDHPNNIHKEDFPAEGQELVEWAKQKFGGVTSFTTIRNLETVTSTGTDGTKPGSPDCILKSENALEKHFMRITTKPLAFQSCSPQTSSNEPELHIINIPENGNICNVFVHVDSKRTSVFLRGPQGTTWTFVNLQHTQFGSNNVIMLATMGHKLLPNITVNNDGAESVQREALKYFKANTFTSYTELLPGATPIFLVLGKEDSVVTEIPDQQTPVIPNTTHAPQQMPLLMQLYTSPDYRSPLDPSTKVQSDKRIYAEISGHPLGDIALNIKVFKCFVSSKSSCPVEKELPFIPEPCSSISCPNSTRLSFSLDQLQELTSTTWDLECSVKLCYSEKCGDGGRVKRNLEVTQPCLPPPSQPCFDFGLPGVLGIAFGGFMIGVLLIGALWFIKIKTGYPTGLDINSTAANLPGCPCSGAKRQPVSTNPSPSENSSANASIGSTQSTPTSSMA, from the exons GTAAGCAACGACTCCCAAATTGTCTTTCATGGTAATGATCATCCCAACAACATCCACAAGGAGGATTTCCCAGCTGAAGGTCAGGAGCTGGTCGAGTGGGCGAAACAGAAGTTTGGGGGTGTGACCTCGTTCACAACAATCAGAAATCTTGAAACAGTAACATCGACAGGAACAGATG gAACCAAACCTGGCTCTCCGGACTGCATCCTAAAAAGCGAAAATGCACTTGAGAAACACTTTATGAGGATCACAACAAAGCCTTTGGCCTTCCAATCTTGCTCCCCACAGACATCCAGCAATGAACCTGAGCTCCACATCATAAACATTCCAGAGAATGGCAACATTTG TAATGTATTTGTTCATGTGGACAGCAAGAGGACCAGTGTGTTTCTGCGAGGCCCTCAGGGCACCACATGGACCTTCGTCAACCTACAACACACCCAATTTGGT TCCAACAATGTCATCATGCTGGCCACCATGGGACACAAACTCCTGCCAAATATTACAGTGAACAATGACGGTGCAGAGAGCGTACAAAGGGAGgctttaaaatactttaaagcTAATACTTTCACCAGCTATACTGAACTCCTGCCGGGGGCCACTCCAATTTTTCTGGTTCTCGGAAAAGAAGACTCAGTAG TTACAGAAATACCAGACCAGCAGACGCCAGTCATTCCCAATACAACTCATGCCCCTCAGCAGATGCCTCTGTTGATGCAGCTGTACACCTCCCCAGACTACCGTTCTCCCCTGGACCCTAGCACCAAGGTGCAGAGCGACAAGAGGATTTATGCAGAG ATTTCAGGGCACCCACTAGGGGATATTGCCTTGAACATCAAGGTGTTCAAGTGCTTTGTGAGCTCCAAGAGCTCCTGCCCTGTAGAGAAAGAGCTGCCCTTCATACCAGAGCCGTGCTCCTCAATTTCATGTCCCAACAGCACCCGACTCAGCTTCTCTTTGGATCAGCTCCAGGAGCTGACGTCCACCACTTGGGACCTGGAATGCTCCGTCAAACTCTGCTACAGTGAG AAATgtggagatggaggaagagtgAAGAGGAATCTGGAGGTTACCCAGCCGTGTCTACCACCACCAA GCCAACCCTGCTTTGATTTTGGCCTACCAGGTGTACTTGGCATTGCATTCGGAGGGTTCATGATTGGAGTATTACTTATTGGTGCACTGTGGtttatcaaaattaaaacag GGTACCCAACTGGATTGGACATCAACTCAACTGCAGCAAACCTTCCCG GATGTCCGTGCTCAGGAGCAAAACGACAACCTGTTTCCACCAACCCTTCCccctctgagaacagcagcGCCAACGCGAGCATTGGAAGTACCCAGAGCACACCGACTAGCAGCATGGCATGA
- the eng gene encoding endoglin isoform X3: protein MFSLEMVNATAMNLIILISPGSAYCLCRINANVNIYVSNDSQIVFHGNDHPNNIHKEDFPAEGQELVEWAKQKFGGVTSFTTIRNLETVTSTGTDGTKPGSPDCILKSENALEKHFMRITTKPLAFQSCSPQTSSNEPELHIINIPENGNICNVFVHVDSKRTSVFLRGPQGTTWTFVNLQHTQFGSNNVIMLATMGHKLLPNITVNNDGAESVQREALKYFKANTFTSYTELLPGATPIFLVLGKEDSVVTEIPDQQTPVIPNTTHAPQQMPLLMQLYTSPDYRSPLDPSTKVQSDKRIYAEISGHPLGDIALNIKVFKCFVSSKSSCPVEKELPFIPEPCSSISCPNSTRLSFSLDQLQELTSTTWDLECSVKLCYSEKCGDGGRVKRNLEVTQPCLPPPSQPCFDFGLPGVLGIAFGGFMIGVLLIGALWFIKIKTGYPTGLDINSTAANLPGCPCSGAKRQPVSTNPSPSENSSANASIGSTQSTPTSSMA, encoded by the exons GTAAGCAACGACTCCCAAATTGTCTTTCATGGTAATGATCATCCCAACAACATCCACAAGGAGGATTTCCCAGCTGAAGGTCAGGAGCTGGTCGAGTGGGCGAAACAGAAGTTTGGGGGTGTGACCTCGTTCACAACAATCAGAAATCTTGAAACAGTAACATCGACAGGAACAGATG gAACCAAACCTGGCTCTCCGGACTGCATCCTAAAAAGCGAAAATGCACTTGAGAAACACTTTATGAGGATCACAACAAAGCCTTTGGCCTTCCAATCTTGCTCCCCACAGACATCCAGCAATGAACCTGAGCTCCACATCATAAACATTCCAGAGAATGGCAACATTTG TAATGTATTTGTTCATGTGGACAGCAAGAGGACCAGTGTGTTTCTGCGAGGCCCTCAGGGCACCACATGGACCTTCGTCAACCTACAACACACCCAATTTGGT TCCAACAATGTCATCATGCTGGCCACCATGGGACACAAACTCCTGCCAAATATTACAGTGAACAATGACGGTGCAGAGAGCGTACAAAGGGAGgctttaaaatactttaaagcTAATACTTTCACCAGCTATACTGAACTCCTGCCGGGGGCCACTCCAATTTTTCTGGTTCTCGGAAAAGAAGACTCAGTAG TTACAGAAATACCAGACCAGCAGACGCCAGTCATTCCCAATACAACTCATGCCCCTCAGCAGATGCCTCTGTTGATGCAGCTGTACACCTCCCCAGACTACCGTTCTCCCCTGGACCCTAGCACCAAGGTGCAGAGCGACAAGAGGATTTATGCAGAG ATTTCAGGGCACCCACTAGGGGATATTGCCTTGAACATCAAGGTGTTCAAGTGCTTTGTGAGCTCCAAGAGCTCCTGCCCTGTAGAGAAAGAGCTGCCCTTCATACCAGAGCCGTGCTCCTCAATTTCATGTCCCAACAGCACCCGACTCAGCTTCTCTTTGGATCAGCTCCAGGAGCTGACGTCCACCACTTGGGACCTGGAATGCTCCGTCAAACTCTGCTACAGTGAG AAATgtggagatggaggaagagtgAAGAGGAATCTGGAGGTTACCCAGCCGTGTCTACCACCACCAA GCCAACCCTGCTTTGATTTTGGCCTACCAGGTGTACTTGGCATTGCATTCGGAGGGTTCATGATTGGAGTATTACTTATTGGTGCACTGTGGtttatcaaaattaaaacag GGTACCCAACTGGATTGGACATCAACTCAACTGCAGCAAACCTTCCCG GATGTCCGTGCTCAGGAGCAAAACGACAACCTGTTTCCACCAACCCTTCCccctctgagaacagcagcGCCAACGCGAGCATTGGAAGTACCCAGAGCACACCGACTAGCAGCATGGCATGA